Genomic window (Candidatus Neomarinimicrobiota bacterium):
CTGGTTTACCACTGTCGAGCGAAATCATTTCATGGAAGGCCTTGCAGATGCAGACAGGCGAGCAAGAGGCCGTTACTCAAATGAATTCGTGAGGTGCACTGTTGACGGCCGGAAAACCATCCTTAATAAACTGGAAACCGAGGCCCTTTCCCGGGAAAACGAGAATGGTGCATTAAAACCGTTCTTCAATCAGATGAAGGAATTAACGCTTATCGGTTATTTCACTTCAGAGATCGGCGCAATTCAGGAGCTGAAATACTTCGCGGCGTCTGACAACTACGACGGCTGCATCCCATACGATGAAATCGGTCGCGCATGGTCAGATTAGGGAGGACGCGGTGAAGGAGCAATCAGTCTAATGTCTTCCAGCAATGAATACGACGCCATCGTTGTCGGCTCCGGCATCACTGGCGGATGGGCCGCAAAAGAACTCTCTGAAAAGGGTCTGATGGTTCTCTTACTTGAACGGGGCGGCAATGTAAGACATGGAGTAGATTACAAGAGTGAGC
Coding sequences:
- a CDS encoding gluconate 2-dehydrogenase subunit 3 family protein, which encodes MDRREALKGVALLTGGALSPSIVSAVLSGVTISGGGKKWIPKIVNAEQNDLITVIAEMIIPETDTPGAKATKVNEFIDLMLADWFTTVERNHFMEGLADADRRARGRYSNEFVRCTVDGRKTILNKLETEALSRENENGALKPFFNQMKELTLIGYFTSEIGAIQELKYFAASDNYDGCIPYDEIGRAWSD